A genomic region of Echeneis naucrates chromosome 24, fEcheNa1.1, whole genome shotgun sequence contains the following coding sequences:
- the katna1 gene encoding katanin p60 ATPase-containing subunit A1 isoform X1 codes for MSLREISENVKLAREYALLGNYNSASVLYCGLLEQIKKYMYTVRDSSFQQRWQQLWQEINEENRQVQDIMSTLENFQLDTSSKPSNHDVCETRPVHVEQRTSPCPVRRPANPYKESKPPNNRLSIAMRAQQRHSPRAANGDRSKSSKGKEKKDAKEVSAKKEDKSKAVQEVQEKEVKKFEGTGYDKDLVEALERDIISQNPNVKWDNIADLGDAKKLLKEAVVLPMWMPAFFKGIRRPWKGVLMVGPPGTGKTLLAKAVATECRTTFFNVSSSTLTSKYRGESEKLVRLLFEMARFYAPTTIFIDEIDSMCSRRGTSEEHEASRRVKAELLVQMDGVGGASENDDPSKMVMVLAATNFPWDIDEALRRRLEKRIYIPLPSTKGRVELLRINLKELELASDVDLEKIADQMEGYSGADITNVCRDASLMAMRRRIEGLTPEEIRNISRDEMHMPTTMGDFESALKKVSKSVSAADLEKYEKWIEEFGSC; via the exons ATGAGTCTTCGAGAaatcagtgaaaatgttaaGCTTGCCCGCGAATATGCCTTACTGGGAAACTACAACTCAGCCAGCGTCCTTTATTGTGGTTTGCTAGAACAAATCAAGAAGTATATGTACACTGTGCGGGATAGCAGTTTTCAGCAGAGATGGCAGCAG TTGTGGCAGGAAATCAATGAGGAGAATCGACAGGTTCAGGATATCATGTCTACTCTCGAGAACTTTCAACTCGACACATCTTCTAAACCCAGTAATCATGATGTTTGTGAAACAAGGCCTGTACATGTGGAGCAGAG GACCTCTCCTTGTCCTGTCAGGCGCCCTGCTAACCCCTATAAAGAAAGCAAACCTCCCAACAACCGTCTGAGCATAGCGATGAGGGCCCAGCAGAGGCACTCGCCTCGGGCCGCCAATGGAGACAGGAGTAAATCCTCTAAGGGCAAAGAAAAGAAGGATGCAAAGGAGGTCTCTGCCAAAAAGGAAGACAAG AGTAAAGCAGTCCAAGAAGTCCAAGAGAAGGAAGTCAAAAAGTTTGAGGGGACGGGATATGACAAAGACCTTGTGGAGGCACTGGAAAGAGATATTATTTCTCAAAATCCAAATGTAAAATG GGACAATATTGCAGACTTGGGAGATgcaaaaaaactgctgaaagaAGCAGTTGTGCTGCCAATGTGGATGCCAGCATTTTTCAAAGGCATACGAAGACCATGGAAG GGAGTGCTCATGGTGGGACCTCCAGGCACAGGGAAAACGCTTTTAGCAAAAGCGGTTGCTACCGAATGCAGGACCACATTCTTTAACGTCTCCTCATCTACTCTCACTTCCAAGTACAGAGGGGAATCAGAGAAATTAGTCCGCCTTCTGTTTGAAATG GCACGTTTTTATGCTCCGACCACAATCTTCATTGATGAAATTGACTCCATGTGCAGCCGCAGAGGAACCTCAGAGGAACATGAGGCTAGTCGGAGAGTCAAGGCAGAGCTGCTGGTGCAGATGGATG GTGTAGGTGGTGCATCAGAAAATGATGACCCATCAAAAATGGTCATGGTCCTAGCTGCCACCAACTTCCCATGGGACATAGATGAAGCTCTGAGGAGGCGGTTGGAGAAGAGGATCTACATCCCTCTGCCTTCAA CCAAGGGGCGAGTGGAGCTGCTTAGGATCAACCTGAAGGAACTGGAGCTGGCAAGTGATGTGGATTTGGAGAAGATTGCAGATCAGATGGAGGGTTACTCTGGAGCTGACATCACCAACGTGTGCAG GGATGCCTCTTTGATGGCCATGAGGCGAAGAATCGAGGGCCTAACACCAGAGGAGATTCGCAACATTTCCCGGGATGAGATGCACATGCCCACCACTATGGGCGACTTTGAATCAGCTCTGAAGAAAGTCTCCAAATCTGTGTCTGCAGCTGACCTGGAGAAATACGAGAAGTGGATTGAAGAGTTTGGGTCCTGCTGA
- the LOC115038295 gene encoding endoribonuclease ZC3H12A, with protein sequence MDHQQQHIKVERFLKLGYSHSDILRVLDNLHHDAQTNDILEELIKTCHTRTHKDKSVPNSPKLVPRGCSPNPSQPRPGPDRDSAPDFRPVVIDGSNVAMSHGNKKVFSCQGLQLAVNWFWDKGLRDITVFVPLWRKEQPRPDAPITDQHILHGLERRKILVYTPSRCVNGKRVVCYDDRYIVKLAFDSDGIIVSNDNYRDLQTENPQWKKFIEERLLMYSFASDKFMPPDDPLGRNGPTIDDFLRKKPWTSDNKLQHCPYGKKCTYGVKCKFYHPERANQSQLSVADELRALRDRAKNFLSVPNLYQPEHRHTSSTPPPLSLEDQIHRTSASEQLLYQRDTSSPRNHPNTGLPQCPSPDIDEAFSSMESAMPRFYIKDMPYSMDPPAHSYSSGMASYSHDDFPLSGSYNGNTQRPCLSRAGYYPHPNCQCSCAHTQTRSPAHSHLAWASCPALPPHNTEYPNHGSKEHYFRQLSRQTHSLPRDPWVQGNLSDARLNGQADSPFSEHRKAIRGQLSTLYPQSTVEQVMNVYPDVSDMSELIPLIQNHRTSHLSF encoded by the exons ATggaccatcagcagcagcacatcaaGGTGGAACGATTCCTTAAGTTAGGATACTCACACAGTGATATCCTGAGGGTACTGGACAACCTCCACCATGATGCCCAGACTAACGATATCCTGGAGGAGCTAATAAAGACCTGCCACACTcggacacacaaagacaaaagtgtCCCAAACAGCCCCAAACTGGTGCCCAGAGGCTGTAGCCCCAATCCCAGTCAGCCCAGACCTGGACCAGACAGAGATTCAGCTCCTGACTTCAGGCCAGTGGTTATAGATGGAAGCAATGTGGCCATGAG CCATGGCAACAAGAAGGTGTTTTCATGCCAGGGCCTACAGCTTGCAGTGAACTGGTTCTGGGACAAAGGGCTGCGTGACATCACTGTGTTTGTTCCCCTGTGGAGAAAGGAACAGCCACGACCAGACGCTCCCATCACAG ATCAACATATTCTTCATGgtctggagaggaggaagatcCTGGTGTACACACCGTCGCGCTGTGTCAATGGGAAGAGGGTGGTGTGCTATGATGACCGCTATATTGTCAAGCTGGCTTTTGACTCAGATGGTATTATCGTGTCCAATGATAACTACCGTGACCTTCAGACTGAGAACCCCCAGTGGAAGAAGTTCATTGAGGAAAGGCTGCTAATGTATAGCTTCGCCAGCGACAA GTTTATGCCTCCAGATGATCCTCTGGGCAGGAACGGTCCCACCATAGATGATTTTCTTAGGAAGAAGCCATGGACCTCAGACAACAAGCTGCAGCACTGTCCATATG gaaagAAGTGCACATATGGAGTGAAGTGCAAATTTTACCACCCAGAGCGAGCCAATCAGTCACAGTTGTCTGTGGCCGATGAACTAAGGGCACTCAGGGACAGAGCCAAGAACTTCTTATCCGTACCTAATTTGTACCAGCCGGAGCACAGACACACCTCatccacccctccacccctgAGTTTAGAGGACCAGATTCACAGGACGTCAGCCAGTGAGCAATTGCTCTATCAGAGAGACACCAGCAGCCCGAGAAACCACCCCAACACAGGCTTGCCCCAGTGCCCTAGCCCTGACATTGACGAGGCCTTCAGCTCCATGGAGAGTGCAATGCCCAGGTTCTACATCAAAGATATGCCATATAGCATGGATCCTCCTGCTCATAGTTACAGCAGTGGAATGGCCAGCTACAGCCACGATGACTTCCCCCTCTCAGGGTCATACAATGGAAACACCCAGAGGCCATGTCTGAGCAGAGCAGGTTACTATCCTCATCCAAATTGCCAGTGCAGTTGTGCTCACACGCAGACCAGGTCACCAGCCCACAGCCATCTAGCATGGGCCTCCTgcccagctctgcctccacatAATACAGAGTATCCCAACCATGGGTCAAAAGAGCATTACTTCAGGCAGCTCTCCAGACAGACCCACAGCTTACCCAGGGATCCATGGGTACAGGGCAATCTCTCCGATGCCAGACTCAATGGTCAGGCTGACAGTCCATTTAGTGAGCACAGGAAGGCAATAAGGGGCCAACTGAGCACCCTGTATCCCCAGAGCACAGTGGAGCAAGTCATGAATGTGTACCCAGATGTGTCAGACATGTCTGAACTGATTCCTCTAATTCAGAACCATAGGACCAGCCACTTGTCCTTCTGA
- the ginm1 gene encoding glycoprotein integral membrane protein 1 produces the protein MESTALVACLVGLILSLVSPTEASPRQLVTENILINVTTGTLADAQLQDSNNLQIHLNISVSEEQVLVNDIPVELSGVTRFNCQALLLETINGSREFESGEVVSTITRVMVSQNRLYSDSEEVVALQVFSEVIEMEGKEVQQPDMCEVKLLMSPDFQKLAQFTNIYPIRHSEIFRVPRENDVVVINPPGPGKNGDQLVSHTTSQYPPKHTETTQEEIAAPGKLPETPLRMDPGLLYDVRYDDGLDEREPSPADQIQMELPPRELIPSFSTMCQWVEQVRERLRRFCSESLPLFFLVMWVVVIGVVGSAVIVKILDIFFPTYEHKHVFHLNPVTLVPEDEKHTLLENIEIEAEGEEKKP, from the exons ATGGAAAGTACAGCACTAGTAGCGTGTCTTGTAGGCCTAATTCTTTCCTTAGTATCACCCACAGAGGCGTCCCCCAGGCAGCTGGTTACG GAAAATATCCTGATTAACGTGACAACAGGGACGTTGGCGGATGCTCAGCTGCAGGACTCCAACAACTTGCAG ATACACTTAAACATATCGGTGAGTGAAGAGCAGGTGTTGGTCAATGACATCCCAGTGGAATTGTCAGGGGTCACCAGGTTCAACTGCCAAGCACTGCTCT TGGAGACCATCAATGGGAGCCGTGAGTTTGAATCTGGGGAAGTGGTGTCCACCATTACTCGGGTGATGGTGAGCCAGAACCGGCTCTACAGTGATTCAGAGGAGGTGGTGGCTCTGCAGGTGTTCAGTGAAGTGATAGAGATGGAGGGCAAAGAG GTTCAACAGCCTGACATGTGTGAGGTGAAGCTACTGATGAGCCCAGACTTCCAGAAGCTGGCTCAGTTCACCAATATCTACCCCATTCGACACAGTGAGATCTTCAGGGTTCCCAGGGAGAACGATGTGGTGGTTATAAATCCACCAGGCCCTGGAAAAA ATGGAGATCAACTGGTCTCTCACACCACAAGTCAGTACCCCCCAAAGCACACAGAGACCACTCAGGAGGAGATTGCTGCTCCTGGAAAGCTTCCAGAGACGCCTCTGCGTATGGACCCTGGCCTGCTGTATGATGTCAGATATGATGATGGCCTTGATGAACGAGAACCGAGCCCAGCAGATCAGATTCAGATGGAATTGCCTCCCAGAGAACTCATACCATCTTTCTCT ACCATGTGTCAGTGGGTGGAGCAAGTGAGAGAGCGTCTCAGGCGCTTTTGCTCcgagtcacttcctcttttcttccttgtCATGTGGGTGGTGGTGATCGGCGTGGTTGGGTCAGCGGTCATAGTCAAGATCTTGGATATATTCTTTCCAACTTATGAACACAA GCACGTTTTCCATCTAAACCCGGTCACTCTGGTTCCAGAGGATGAAAAGCACACTCTGTTGGAGAACATCGAGATagaagcagagggagaagagaagaagcCTTGA
- the katna1 gene encoding katanin p60 ATPase-containing subunit A1 isoform X3: MYTVRDSSFQQRWQQLWQEINEENRQVQDIMSTLENFQLDTSSKPSNHDVCETRPVHVEQRTSPCPVRRPANPYKESKPPNNRLSIAMRAQQRHSPRAANGDRSKSSKGKEKKDAKEVSAKKEDKSKAVQEVQEKEVKKFEGTGYDKDLVEALERDIISQNPNVKWDNIADLGDAKKLLKEAVVLPMWMPAFFKGIRRPWKGVLMVGPPGTGKTLLAKAVATECRTTFFNVSSSTLTSKYRGESEKLVRLLFEMARFYAPTTIFIDEIDSMCSRRGTSEEHEASRRVKAELLVQMDGVGGASENDDPSKMVMVLAATNFPWDIDEALRRRLEKRIYIPLPSTKGRVELLRINLKELELASDVDLEKIADQMEGYSGADITNVCRDASLMAMRRRIEGLTPEEIRNISRDEMHMPTTMGDFESALKKVSKSVSAADLEKYEKWIEEFGSC; the protein is encoded by the exons ATGTACACTGTGCGGGATAGCAGTTTTCAGCAGAGATGGCAGCAG TTGTGGCAGGAAATCAATGAGGAGAATCGACAGGTTCAGGATATCATGTCTACTCTCGAGAACTTTCAACTCGACACATCTTCTAAACCCAGTAATCATGATGTTTGTGAAACAAGGCCTGTACATGTGGAGCAGAG GACCTCTCCTTGTCCTGTCAGGCGCCCTGCTAACCCCTATAAAGAAAGCAAACCTCCCAACAACCGTCTGAGCATAGCGATGAGGGCCCAGCAGAGGCACTCGCCTCGGGCCGCCAATGGAGACAGGAGTAAATCCTCTAAGGGCAAAGAAAAGAAGGATGCAAAGGAGGTCTCTGCCAAAAAGGAAGACAAG AGTAAAGCAGTCCAAGAAGTCCAAGAGAAGGAAGTCAAAAAGTTTGAGGGGACGGGATATGACAAAGACCTTGTGGAGGCACTGGAAAGAGATATTATTTCTCAAAATCCAAATGTAAAATG GGACAATATTGCAGACTTGGGAGATgcaaaaaaactgctgaaagaAGCAGTTGTGCTGCCAATGTGGATGCCAGCATTTTTCAAAGGCATACGAAGACCATGGAAG GGAGTGCTCATGGTGGGACCTCCAGGCACAGGGAAAACGCTTTTAGCAAAAGCGGTTGCTACCGAATGCAGGACCACATTCTTTAACGTCTCCTCATCTACTCTCACTTCCAAGTACAGAGGGGAATCAGAGAAATTAGTCCGCCTTCTGTTTGAAATG GCACGTTTTTATGCTCCGACCACAATCTTCATTGATGAAATTGACTCCATGTGCAGCCGCAGAGGAACCTCAGAGGAACATGAGGCTAGTCGGAGAGTCAAGGCAGAGCTGCTGGTGCAGATGGATG GTGTAGGTGGTGCATCAGAAAATGATGACCCATCAAAAATGGTCATGGTCCTAGCTGCCACCAACTTCCCATGGGACATAGATGAAGCTCTGAGGAGGCGGTTGGAGAAGAGGATCTACATCCCTCTGCCTTCAA CCAAGGGGCGAGTGGAGCTGCTTAGGATCAACCTGAAGGAACTGGAGCTGGCAAGTGATGTGGATTTGGAGAAGATTGCAGATCAGATGGAGGGTTACTCTGGAGCTGACATCACCAACGTGTGCAG GGATGCCTCTTTGATGGCCATGAGGCGAAGAATCGAGGGCCTAACACCAGAGGAGATTCGCAACATTTCCCGGGATGAGATGCACATGCCCACCACTATGGGCGACTTTGAATCAGCTCTGAAGAAAGTCTCCAAATCTGTGTCTGCAGCTGACCTGGAGAAATACGAGAAGTGGATTGAAGAGTTTGGGTCCTGCTGA
- the katna1 gene encoding katanin p60 ATPase-containing subunit A1 isoform X2: protein MLLDCSREELIHPPGKSNYGRVESTSTEQIKKYMYTVRDSSFQQRWQQLWQEINEENRQVQDIMSTLENFQLDTSSKPSNHDVCETRPVHVEQRTSPCPVRRPANPYKESKPPNNRLSIAMRAQQRHSPRAANGDRSKSSKGKEKKDAKEVSAKKEDKSKAVQEVQEKEVKKFEGTGYDKDLVEALERDIISQNPNVKWDNIADLGDAKKLLKEAVVLPMWMPAFFKGIRRPWKGVLMVGPPGTGKTLLAKAVATECRTTFFNVSSSTLTSKYRGESEKLVRLLFEMARFYAPTTIFIDEIDSMCSRRGTSEEHEASRRVKAELLVQMDGVGGASENDDPSKMVMVLAATNFPWDIDEALRRRLEKRIYIPLPSTKGRVELLRINLKELELASDVDLEKIADQMEGYSGADITNVCRDASLMAMRRRIEGLTPEEIRNISRDEMHMPTTMGDFESALKKVSKSVSAADLEKYEKWIEEFGSC from the exons ATGTTGTTGGATTGTAGCAGAGAGGAGCTCATCCACCCGCCTGGAAAATCGAATTATGGCAGAGTAGAATCAACGTCAACAG AACAAATCAAGAAGTATATGTACACTGTGCGGGATAGCAGTTTTCAGCAGAGATGGCAGCAG TTGTGGCAGGAAATCAATGAGGAGAATCGACAGGTTCAGGATATCATGTCTACTCTCGAGAACTTTCAACTCGACACATCTTCTAAACCCAGTAATCATGATGTTTGTGAAACAAGGCCTGTACATGTGGAGCAGAG GACCTCTCCTTGTCCTGTCAGGCGCCCTGCTAACCCCTATAAAGAAAGCAAACCTCCCAACAACCGTCTGAGCATAGCGATGAGGGCCCAGCAGAGGCACTCGCCTCGGGCCGCCAATGGAGACAGGAGTAAATCCTCTAAGGGCAAAGAAAAGAAGGATGCAAAGGAGGTCTCTGCCAAAAAGGAAGACAAG AGTAAAGCAGTCCAAGAAGTCCAAGAGAAGGAAGTCAAAAAGTTTGAGGGGACGGGATATGACAAAGACCTTGTGGAGGCACTGGAAAGAGATATTATTTCTCAAAATCCAAATGTAAAATG GGACAATATTGCAGACTTGGGAGATgcaaaaaaactgctgaaagaAGCAGTTGTGCTGCCAATGTGGATGCCAGCATTTTTCAAAGGCATACGAAGACCATGGAAG GGAGTGCTCATGGTGGGACCTCCAGGCACAGGGAAAACGCTTTTAGCAAAAGCGGTTGCTACCGAATGCAGGACCACATTCTTTAACGTCTCCTCATCTACTCTCACTTCCAAGTACAGAGGGGAATCAGAGAAATTAGTCCGCCTTCTGTTTGAAATG GCACGTTTTTATGCTCCGACCACAATCTTCATTGATGAAATTGACTCCATGTGCAGCCGCAGAGGAACCTCAGAGGAACATGAGGCTAGTCGGAGAGTCAAGGCAGAGCTGCTGGTGCAGATGGATG GTGTAGGTGGTGCATCAGAAAATGATGACCCATCAAAAATGGTCATGGTCCTAGCTGCCACCAACTTCCCATGGGACATAGATGAAGCTCTGAGGAGGCGGTTGGAGAAGAGGATCTACATCCCTCTGCCTTCAA CCAAGGGGCGAGTGGAGCTGCTTAGGATCAACCTGAAGGAACTGGAGCTGGCAAGTGATGTGGATTTGGAGAAGATTGCAGATCAGATGGAGGGTTACTCTGGAGCTGACATCACCAACGTGTGCAG GGATGCCTCTTTGATGGCCATGAGGCGAAGAATCGAGGGCCTAACACCAGAGGAGATTCGCAACATTTCCCGGGATGAGATGCACATGCCCACCACTATGGGCGACTTTGAATCAGCTCTGAAGAAAGTCTCCAAATCTGTGTCTGCAGCTGACCTGGAGAAATACGAGAAGTGGATTGAAGAGTTTGGGTCCTGCTGA
- the katna1 gene encoding katanin p60 ATPase-containing subunit A1 isoform X4, with protein sequence MSTLENFQLDTSSKPSNHDVCETRPVHVEQRTSPCPVRRPANPYKESKPPNNRLSIAMRAQQRHSPRAANGDRSKSSKGKEKKDAKEVSAKKEDKSKAVQEVQEKEVKKFEGTGYDKDLVEALERDIISQNPNVKWDNIADLGDAKKLLKEAVVLPMWMPAFFKGIRRPWKGVLMVGPPGTGKTLLAKAVATECRTTFFNVSSSTLTSKYRGESEKLVRLLFEMARFYAPTTIFIDEIDSMCSRRGTSEEHEASRRVKAELLVQMDGVGGASENDDPSKMVMVLAATNFPWDIDEALRRRLEKRIYIPLPSTKGRVELLRINLKELELASDVDLEKIADQMEGYSGADITNVCRDASLMAMRRRIEGLTPEEIRNISRDEMHMPTTMGDFESALKKVSKSVSAADLEKYEKWIEEFGSC encoded by the exons ATGTCTACTCTCGAGAACTTTCAACTCGACACATCTTCTAAACCCAGTAATCATGATGTTTGTGAAACAAGGCCTGTACATGTGGAGCAGAG GACCTCTCCTTGTCCTGTCAGGCGCCCTGCTAACCCCTATAAAGAAAGCAAACCTCCCAACAACCGTCTGAGCATAGCGATGAGGGCCCAGCAGAGGCACTCGCCTCGGGCCGCCAATGGAGACAGGAGTAAATCCTCTAAGGGCAAAGAAAAGAAGGATGCAAAGGAGGTCTCTGCCAAAAAGGAAGACAAG AGTAAAGCAGTCCAAGAAGTCCAAGAGAAGGAAGTCAAAAAGTTTGAGGGGACGGGATATGACAAAGACCTTGTGGAGGCACTGGAAAGAGATATTATTTCTCAAAATCCAAATGTAAAATG GGACAATATTGCAGACTTGGGAGATgcaaaaaaactgctgaaagaAGCAGTTGTGCTGCCAATGTGGATGCCAGCATTTTTCAAAGGCATACGAAGACCATGGAAG GGAGTGCTCATGGTGGGACCTCCAGGCACAGGGAAAACGCTTTTAGCAAAAGCGGTTGCTACCGAATGCAGGACCACATTCTTTAACGTCTCCTCATCTACTCTCACTTCCAAGTACAGAGGGGAATCAGAGAAATTAGTCCGCCTTCTGTTTGAAATG GCACGTTTTTATGCTCCGACCACAATCTTCATTGATGAAATTGACTCCATGTGCAGCCGCAGAGGAACCTCAGAGGAACATGAGGCTAGTCGGAGAGTCAAGGCAGAGCTGCTGGTGCAGATGGATG GTGTAGGTGGTGCATCAGAAAATGATGACCCATCAAAAATGGTCATGGTCCTAGCTGCCACCAACTTCCCATGGGACATAGATGAAGCTCTGAGGAGGCGGTTGGAGAAGAGGATCTACATCCCTCTGCCTTCAA CCAAGGGGCGAGTGGAGCTGCTTAGGATCAACCTGAAGGAACTGGAGCTGGCAAGTGATGTGGATTTGGAGAAGATTGCAGATCAGATGGAGGGTTACTCTGGAGCTGACATCACCAACGTGTGCAG GGATGCCTCTTTGATGGCCATGAGGCGAAGAATCGAGGGCCTAACACCAGAGGAGATTCGCAACATTTCCCGGGATGAGATGCACATGCCCACCACTATGGGCGACTTTGAATCAGCTCTGAAGAAAGTCTCCAAATCTGTGTCTGCAGCTGACCTGGAGAAATACGAGAAGTGGATTGAAGAGTTTGGGTCCTGCTGA
- the ppil4 gene encoding peptidyl-prolyl cis-trans isomerase-like 4, whose protein sequence is MAVLLETTLGDIVIDLFTEERPKTCLNFVKLCKIKYYNFCLIHNVQRDFIVQTGDPTGTGRGGESVYSKLYGDQACFFDAEKVPRIKHRKKGTVSMVNNGNDQHGSQFLITIGENLDYLDGVHTVFGEVTEGMDVLLKINEAFVDKDFVPFQDIRINHTVILEDPFDDPPNLPVPDRSPEPTREQLDSGRIGAGEVIDDTDGKGAEELEEMLKEKEAKTQAILLEMVGDLPDANVKPPENVLFVCKLNPVTTDEDLEIIFSRFGSIKSCEIIRDWKTGDSLCYAFIEFEKQEDCEKAYFKMDNVLIDDRRIHVDFSQSVAKIKWKGKGGKYTKDDFKAYEKDLESHSKLALKDQAKPKQDPKYELLIDEEHEATSHWHTEKKHKEKRHHYHSDDEDRKKSKKHRDSEESQRNRNASWHSCSRSRDRDHKHSKSRVKHGKEGRHSYKDRSCSRSPKKSRDKQRSRYR, encoded by the exons ATGGCGGTGCTTCTTGAAACGACGCTGGGTGACATCgtaattgatttatttacagaGGAAAGGCCTAAAA CCTGCCTAAACTTTGTGAAATTATGCAAGATAAAATACTACAACTTCTGCCTCATCCACAATGTTCAG AGAGACTTTATTGTGCAGACTGGAGATCCCACTGGTACCGGCCGTGGTGGAGAATCTGTCTATAG TAAACTTTATGGGGACCAGGCCTGCTTCTTTGATGCAGAGAAAGTGCCACGCatcaaacacagaaagaagGGGACTGTGTCAATGGTGAACAATGGAAACGATCAGCATGGTTCCCAG TTCCTTATTACCATTGGTGAGAACCTGGACTACCTGGATGGAGTCCATACTGTGTTTGGGGAAGTTACAGAAGGCATGGATGTGTTGTTGAAAATCAATGAGGCCTTTGTTGACAAGGACTTTGTTCCATTTCAGGATATCAG GATAAACCACACAGTGATCCTGGAAGACCCATTTGATGACCCTCCTAACCTGCCAGTCCCTGATCGATCACCTGAGCCCACCAGAGAACAGCTAGAT AGTGGCAGAATTGGAGCAGGTGAAGTGATTGATGACACAGATGGGAAAGGGGctgaagagctggaggagatgctgaaggagaaagaggCCAAAACTCAGGCCATCCTACTAGAGATG GTTGGTGATCTCCCTGATGCAAATGTGAAGCCTCCAGAAAATGTACTATTTGTATGCAAACTGAACCCAGTGACTACAGATGAGGACCTGGAAATAATTTTCTCCCGTTTTGGGTCCATTAAAAG CTGTGAGATCATCAGAGACTGGAAAACTGGAGACTCCCTCTGTTATGCTTTTATTGAGTTTGAAAAG CAGGAGGATTGTGAAAAGGCCTATTTCAAAATGGACAATGTGCTGATTGATGACCGACGCATTCATGTGGATTTCAGCCAGTCAGTGGCAAAGATCAAATGGAAGGGGAAGG GTGGTAAGTACACAAAAGATGACTTTAAAGCATATGAGAAGGACTTAGAGAGCCATTCCAAACTGGCCCTAAAGGATCAAGCAAAACCGAAACAAGA cCCCAAGTATGAGCTGCTGATCGATGAAGAACACGAGGCAACAAGTCACtggcacacagagaaaaagcacAAGGAAAAGAGGCACCACTACCATTCAGATGATGAGGACAGAAAGAAGTCGAAAAAGCACAGG gACAGTGAGGAGAGCCAGCGAAATAGAAACGCTAGCTGGCATTCCTGCTCCCGCTCCAGAGACAGGGAtcacaaacacagcaagtcCCGGGTCAAACATGGGAAAGAGGGGCGCCACAGTTACAAAGACAGGAGCTGCAGCCGCTCCCCAAAGAAGTCCAGGGATAAACAGCGTAGCAGATACAGATGA